ATTACGCAGCATTTAGGTTTTTCTCAAGAGAAAAAAGCGTTATGGGCTTGGTATGAAATTGCTGGGTCGGTAATGAGCTTGCATGTTGAGGATCCACAGCAACGCTTTGACGGTTTGCTTCGTTGGTTTTATACCGACTTAGGCTTTTGTGCACGTGAAGATTACTTCAGTGTTGAAGCCGCCGATTTAGGTCGTTGCATTATGAGTCGTCAAGGCAATAGCACCACATTGGCGACTGTGATGATCTTACTGGCTAAGCAGCTTGATATTACCCTTGATGCGGTATTACTACCGGGACAAACGGTTGTGCGTTCGCGCATTAACGACAGCATCGTTTATATCGATCCGTTAACAGGGCAAGAATTAACCCGTCGCCAGCTGCATCTTTTAGTGCGCGGTGAGTTGGGTAACTCGGCATTGTTAAAGCCAAAGTACCTCAAAACGGCATCATTAAAACGCTTAATTACTCGCATGATCCATGAGCTAAAAGCAGGTTGTATTGTCACTCATCAATTTGAGCAGGCAATGGAGTGTTGTAACTTGTTACTGCAATGGCATCCTGACGACGTTAATTTAAATCGTGAACGTGCTTTTATAGCTCAGCAATTAGGTTGTATTAAAGTGGCGATTTCTGATTTACAGCATTTTATTGATAGCAGTCCTCATGATCCTGTGACTGAAATTGTCAAAATGCAGTTGAAGGAACTTAGCGACCAACCGCAGACTTACCACTAATTTGATTTAGTTTATTAAACAATTCAGGCTCATTTTATGGGCCTGAATTTTTTATTATGACTTGTTTGAATTTTATCAGTGAGGGTGTTCAAGCAAATAAAAGATAACTGCTGCCTATCGAGACAATTTCGATTACATTACCATGTTAAATTTAAAAATGACCAAAAAGTCATAACAATAAGTACTGCTAAAAGTACAAAACAACAATAAAAATAATTCACTTTGACATGCATTCACAAGGAAGATTTTAATGACATCCAGTCCTATGGTCACTAATGATGCTACTGCATTAGGCCTACTAGCCGTAATTCTCGGTTTCGTTTTTTACACCAGTTCTTCACCACATCCATTTTGGCAAAAATTCTATAAATTTATACCTGCATTATTGCTGTGTTACTTCTTGCCGTCATTGCTCAATACATTTGGGATAGTTGATGGGGATACTTCTAAACTTTATTACGTGGCATCGCGCTATCTATTGCCAGCATGTTTAGTGTTACTGATTTTAAGTGTCGACTTAAAAGCCATTTTAAGTTTAGGCCCTAAAGCGATTGTGATGTTTTTAACTGGCACCGTAGGCATAGTGATTGGTGGCCCCATCGCGCTGTTAATTATTTCAGCTATCAATCCTGATGTATTAGGTGGAAACGGCCCAGATGCCGTTTGGCGTGGTATGACAACTCTTGCGGGGAGTTGGATTGGTGGCGGCGCGAATCAAGCCTCGATGAAAGAGATCTATGAAGCAGGTGGTAGTATCTTCTCGGTGATGGTGACGGTAGATGTCATCGTTGCCAACATTTGGATGGCTGTGCTGTTATTAATGGCGTCACGAGCAAAACAAATCGATGCTAAAACTGGTGCAGATACCACTGCTTTAGAAGCATTAAAAGCGAAAGTTGAAAAGTATCATGCTGAGCATGCGCGCATTCCTTCGCTACGTGATTTAATGCTGATTGTGGCTATTGGTTTTGGTGTTACTGGCCTTGCGCATTTTGCCGCAGACTTTTTAGGGCCGTTTTTTGAAACGAATTACCCTTGGACACGAGATTACAGCCTAACCTCAAAGTTCTTCTGGTTAGTGGTACTGGTGACCTCAATTGGTCTCGCATTATCATTTAGTCCGGTAAAACAATTAGAAGCTGCTGGAGCATCGAAAGTGGCTTCGGCATTTTTATATATCTTAGTGGCAACCATTGGTCTTCATATGGATGTCTCAAAGCTCGCTGACGAGCAAAACCTTTGGTACTTTGCTATTGGTATCATTTGGATGATTGTTCATGCGAGCTTTATGCTGATTGTCGCTAAACTAATTAAGGCACCGTTATTTTATATGGCTGTTGGTAGCCAAGCCAATGTTGGCGGCGCAGCTTCTGCACCAGTGGTTGCGGCAGCATTCCACCCAGCGCTAGCCCCAGTAGGCGTGTTATTGGCCGTGTTAGGTTATGCTGTAGGTACATATATGGCGTGGTTATGTGGCCAGTTGCTACAAATTATTGCTGTTTAGCCCCGTTTTTATGTCGCGTTAAGTGGTTAACGCGACGATATTGATAAAAGAGAAATGACTATGGAACAAAAAATCATTGGTTTGAACGAACTTGAAATTGCAAATGACAAACCGTTTGTTTTATTTGGCGGCATGAACGTGCTTGAGTCTCGTGATCTGGCCATGTCGATTGCCGAGCATTATGTTGAAGTAACGCAAAAGCTAGGCATTCCGTATGTATTTAAAGCCTCTTTTGATAAAGCTAATCGCTCATCGGTTAATTCATACCGTGGCCCAGGCATGGAAGAAGGCTTGAAGATTTTTGAAGAAATTAAATCAACCTTCAATGTACCAATCATCACAGATGTTCACGAAATCCACCAATGTCAGCCAGTGGCTGATGTAGTTGATATTATCCAACTACCTGCATTTCTAGCGCGTCAAACTGACTTGGTTGTAGCTATGGCGGCGACAGGCTCAATCATTAACGTGAAAAAACCGCAGTTTTTAGCACCACATGAAATGCGTCATATCATTAAAAAGTTTAATGAAGCCGGTAACGACAACATCATTCTTTGTGAGCGTGGTTCAAGCTTTGGTTATAACAACCTTGTTGTTGATATGCTCGGTATGGATGAAATGAAGCAGTCGGGTTACCCAGTAATCTTTGATGCAACGCATGCACTGCAGCGTCCAGGTGGACGTACAGATAGCGCTGGTGGACGTCGCGCACAGGCTACAGAACTTGCCCGTAGTGGCATGGCGTTAGGTTTGGCTGGTTTGTTCATTGAAGCGCATCCAGATCCTGATAACGCTAAGTGTGATGGCCCATGTGCATTACCGCTAAATCAGTTAGAAAATTACTTAACCCAAATGAAAGCGGTAGACGACTTAGTTAAATCGTTTGACCCAATTGATACCAGTAAGTAGTTTATCGTTCTCAATAAAAAGCCCAACTTAATGTTGGGCTTTTTTGTTGCTGCTTATCAAGCATTCAGTAAGTTAGTTTTTATTGTCTGCAGTTTCTGTAATCGCATCATCTTGATTAACTTTTTCGCTCTCCTGAGACGGCGGCGGATATCGCTGTAACAAACTAATGAGTAGCAACACTGGAAAGCCGATTAAACTGGCCGCAATAAAGAAGTTAACGTAGCCATAGGCATTAACATAAACCCCGGAAAAACCGGCGATAAATTTAGGGAATAGCAGCATGATGGAAGATAACAATGCATATTGACTGGCGCTATAACCACTGCTGGTAAGGCTGGATAAATAAGCGATAAACGCTGCGGTGGCGATCCCTGCGCTAAAGTTGTCCACCGAAATTGCGAAGGTTAAGAACGGCACGTTGTAGCCAATATAGGCTTGCCAAGCAAATAATAAATTAGTGACAGCAACCAAGAGTGCACCAACAAACAGAATTTTCATGGTGCCGTAGCGCATGATTAAAATCCCGCCAGTTCCAGCTCCTAACA
This window of the Shewanella goraebulensis genome carries:
- a CDS encoding SirB1 family protein, with product MAKHQMNDAVKIPDTAFEITQHLGFSQEKKALWAWYEIAGSVMSLHVEDPQQRFDGLLRWFYTDLGFCAREDYFSVEAADLGRCIMSRQGNSTTLATVMILLAKQLDITLDAVLLPGQTVVRSRINDSIVYIDPLTGQELTRRQLHLLVRGELGNSALLKPKYLKTASLKRLITRMIHELKAGCIVTHQFEQAMECCNLLLQWHPDDVNLNRERAFIAQQLGCIKVAISDLQHFIDSSPHDPVTEIVKMQLKELSDQPQTYH
- a CDS encoding DUF819 family protein, which produces MTSSPMVTNDATALGLLAVILGFVFYTSSSPHPFWQKFYKFIPALLLCYFLPSLLNTFGIVDGDTSKLYYVASRYLLPACLVLLILSVDLKAILSLGPKAIVMFLTGTVGIVIGGPIALLIISAINPDVLGGNGPDAVWRGMTTLAGSWIGGGANQASMKEIYEAGGSIFSVMVTVDVIVANIWMAVLLLMASRAKQIDAKTGADTTALEALKAKVEKYHAEHARIPSLRDLMLIVAIGFGVTGLAHFAADFLGPFFETNYPWTRDYSLTSKFFWLVVLVTSIGLALSFSPVKQLEAAGASKVASAFLYILVATIGLHMDVSKLADEQNLWYFAIGIIWMIVHASFMLIVAKLIKAPLFYMAVGSQANVGGAASAPVVAAAFHPALAPVGVLLAVLGYAVGTYMAWLCGQLLQIIAV
- the kdsA gene encoding 3-deoxy-8-phosphooctulonate synthase, which produces MEQKIIGLNELEIANDKPFVLFGGMNVLESRDLAMSIAEHYVEVTQKLGIPYVFKASFDKANRSSVNSYRGPGMEEGLKIFEEIKSTFNVPIITDVHEIHQCQPVADVVDIIQLPAFLARQTDLVVAMAATGSIINVKKPQFLAPHEMRHIIKKFNEAGNDNIILCERGSSFGYNNLVVDMLGMDEMKQSGYPVIFDATHALQRPGGRTDSAGGRRAQATELARSGMALGLAGLFIEAHPDPDNAKCDGPCALPLNQLENYLTQMKAVDDLVKSFDPIDTSK